One Paraglaciecola mesophila genomic region harbors:
- a CDS encoding PaaX family transcriptional regulator, with translation MEKPVPRRLLLKLLGSRSGIKMDAASAVRVGALFGITENNMRVTLTRLQAADLLNLIDRGFYALGQQGQALAEEVGAWRSIEQQVGSWQGEWVGLLTHTQAKRDRKAQRVTARALKMLGMQAITNDFYLRPNNFSAGVGYVRTHLHSLGVDPSAPVFKVAQFDSDMEDKARDLWPVTELEARYQQGILDIEQALERLPKLSLKDAAKESYLVGDSALQQLVFDPLLPAPLINESLRQAFRAKVQEYDQIGEQIWLQFLRESS, from the coding sequence ATGGAAAAACCCGTCCCTAGGCGCTTGTTACTAAAGTTGCTTGGCTCCCGTTCAGGAATAAAAATGGATGCGGCGAGTGCAGTACGCGTCGGCGCACTATTTGGTATCACTGAAAACAATATGCGGGTCACGCTCACGCGCTTGCAAGCGGCCGATCTGCTGAATTTAATCGACAGAGGGTTTTATGCTTTGGGTCAACAAGGGCAAGCGTTAGCCGAAGAGGTTGGGGCATGGCGCAGCATTGAGCAGCAAGTTGGCTCTTGGCAGGGAGAGTGGGTTGGGTTACTAACGCACACTCAAGCTAAACGTGATCGCAAAGCGCAGCGAGTCACTGCTCGGGCCCTGAAAATGCTCGGTATGCAGGCGATCACCAACGATTTTTATCTAAGACCTAATAATTTTTCGGCCGGGGTTGGTTATGTGCGTACCCACTTACATAGCTTAGGCGTAGATCCCAGTGCGCCGGTTTTCAAGGTGGCGCAATTTGATTCCGACATGGAAGATAAAGCCCGCGATCTTTGGCCGGTGACAGAACTTGAAGCGCGTTATCAACAAGGCATACTTGATATTGAACAAGCGTTAGAACGCTTACCTAAGTTGTCTTTGAAAGATGCCGCCAAAGAGAGCTATTTAGTGGGGGATAGCGCCTTACAGCAATTGGTTTTCGATCCATTACTACCAGCCCCTCTAATTAATGAATCACTTCGCCAAGCATTTCGTGCAAAAGTGCAAGAGTATGACCAAATAGGCGAACAGATTTGGCTTCAGTTTCTGCGCGAATCAAGTTAA
- the glmS gene encoding glutamine--fructose-6-phosphate transaminase (isomerizing) — translation MCGIVGAIAERNVVEILLEGLKRLEYRGYDSAGVALLDGEGHLTRTRRTGKVKELADALHNHPSKGNIGIAHTRWATHGGVTEANAHPHFSSERIAVVHNGIIENYQHLRSELTAKGYGFDSDTDTESIAHQVHFEIDQGADLLQAVHNAVKKFEGAYGTVIIDKNDPERMIVARSGSPLVIGFGIGENFIASDQMALLPVTRRFMYLEEGDVAEVTRSNVTVYDQDGQIVQRDIVESDIEHDAGDKAGYRHYMLKEIHEQPTVVRNCLQGRLGEHDISPNIFGQDADSILATIKHVQIVACGTSYHSGMTAKYWLEQYANVSCNVEIASEFRYRKSFVHPNSLLVTISQSGETADTLAALRLAKSLGYSSSLTICNVPGSSLVRESDLAFMTLAGAEIGVASTKAFTTQLTGFLMLTLALGKHNGMSEADHKAIVDGLHSLPSKLEETLSLTQGIKDLAEEFADKHHSLFLGRGDQYPIAMEGALKLKEISYIHAEAYASGELKHGPLALIDDEMPVIVVAPNNELLEKLKSNVEEVRARGGIMYVFADKEAHFKSDKTMRVINVPHCSAAIAPIIYTLPLQLLSYYVAIIKGTDVDQPRNLAKSVTVE, via the coding sequence CTTAAAACGTCTCGAATATCGCGGGTACGATTCCGCAGGTGTGGCTTTGCTGGACGGCGAAGGTCACTTAACCCGTACTCGCCGTACAGGTAAAGTGAAAGAACTTGCAGATGCACTACACAATCACCCATCAAAAGGCAATATCGGCATAGCCCATACGCGCTGGGCAACCCATGGTGGTGTTACAGAAGCAAACGCCCATCCGCATTTTTCCTCTGAACGCATCGCGGTTGTTCACAATGGCATTATTGAAAATTACCAACACCTGCGCAGTGAACTTACCGCTAAAGGTTATGGTTTTGATTCAGACACAGATACCGAATCCATTGCCCATCAAGTGCATTTTGAAATTGACCAAGGGGCAGACCTACTGCAAGCCGTACATAATGCAGTGAAAAAGTTCGAAGGGGCCTATGGCACTGTCATTATCGATAAAAATGACCCTGAGCGCATGATAGTCGCCCGCTCAGGCAGCCCACTGGTGATCGGCTTTGGTATTGGTGAAAACTTTATCGCCTCGGACCAAATGGCTCTGTTGCCGGTAACACGCCGTTTTATGTACCTAGAAGAAGGTGATGTAGCAGAAGTGACTCGCAGCAACGTAACCGTTTATGACCAAGACGGTCAAATAGTGCAACGGGACATCGTCGAGTCAGATATTGAACACGATGCAGGCGACAAAGCGGGTTATCGCCATTACATGCTCAAAGAAATCCACGAGCAGCCCACCGTTGTGCGCAATTGCCTACAGGGTCGCCTTGGTGAGCACGACATCAGCCCCAATATTTTCGGTCAGGATGCAGACAGTATTCTTGCCACCATCAAACACGTACAAATCGTTGCCTGTGGCACCAGTTATCACTCAGGTATGACCGCCAAATACTGGTTAGAGCAATATGCCAATGTGTCATGCAACGTGGAAATTGCATCCGAATTTCGTTATCGGAAATCTTTTGTTCACCCGAACAGCTTGTTAGTCACCATCTCGCAATCCGGTGAAACCGCCGACACGCTGGCCGCCCTGCGTTTGGCAAAAAGCTTAGGCTACAGCTCAAGTCTAACCATTTGCAATGTGCCGGGCTCATCCTTGGTGCGCGAGTCAGATCTTGCTTTTATGACGCTAGCGGGCGCAGAAATCGGCGTTGCCTCGACCAAAGCTTTCACCACCCAACTTACCGGCTTTTTGATGCTAACGCTCGCATTAGGTAAGCACAACGGCATGAGTGAAGCAGATCATAAAGCCATAGTTGACGGCTTACATAGCTTGCCAAGTAAATTAGAGGAAACCTTAAGCCTAACCCAAGGCATTAAAGACCTAGCGGAAGAATTTGCCGACAAGCATCACAGCTTATTTCTAGGTCGTGGGGATCAATACCCTATCGCAATGGAAGGTGCCCTGAAGCTCAAGGAAATATCTTACATTCACGCTGAGGCTTACGCGTCAGGCGAATTGAAGCACGGCCCGTTAGCCCTTATTGATGACGAAATGCCCGTTATCGTGGTCGCTCCTAATAACGAGCTGTTAGAAAAACTTAAATCGAACGTGGAAGAAGTGCGCGCAAGGGGCGGTATCATGTACGTATTTGCCGATAAAGAAGCCCACTTCAAAAGCGACAAAACCATGCGCGTCATCAATGTCCCCCATTGTTCAGCGGCCATCGCACCGATTATTTACACCCTACCGCTACAGTTATTGTCATACTACGTAGCGATTATCAAAGGCACGGATGTAGACCAACCTCGCAACCTAGCCAAGTCGGTCACAGTCGAATAA
- a CDS encoding alpha/beta hydrolase family protein: protein MMKRTLVAILVFYASFISANEDLPLAYFIKHGDYLDLQLSPDGKYLAARIRIDNKVILGILSTNDMKIVGGVRPQNNDIIHTVTWANNERLVFEYAEKQSSLDRPVPTGELYAINYDGSKNTMLYGYRANDAKTGSRLSNKDDVLASQEVISLLENDDRHILISEYPWDKDGSRYYDNRVRPAQISKLNIISGKKRKVDVLPHKSSSALATKNGQIVFMRWQDEEGKYHAAYREDNESEWKSLKDVFNVGKNFIPRGLSEDEKFVYMSGFTGEEGIFTYFKLDLATGQYVEIFEPHDTDIEQVVYDKNGLPAVGITYPGKAQYVYAKDGSPTSKLHKSLAGAFKGQTVSIASHTRDWKTLLVHVRSDVNPGEYYLFDRETLAARFIWANSSWIDPRLLAAMKPIQVKASDGEMINGYLTLPKQKSDEQKPPLVVMIHGGPHQTGTRDFWDYNSETQLLASRGYAVMQMNFRGSDGYGERYKSLGYRQWGGKMIDDINDSVKWAIEQQYVDGDNICAYGASYGGYAALMTAVKEPDLYNCTIGYVGIYDLQYMFTESDIPNNWGGKAYLQRVLGNDQAQLKAYSPLYHADKIKAKVMLIHGSEDRRVPEINSEALSEALTKVGNPPKYLKYSQAGHGVFDEEDRRELYQGLLDFLDENLKH from the coding sequence ATGATGAAACGGACTTTGGTGGCCATACTGGTCTTTTATGCTTCATTCATTTCTGCGAATGAAGACCTACCCCTAGCATATTTTATCAAACACGGTGACTATCTCGACTTACAGCTTTCTCCTGATGGCAAATACCTAGCTGCCCGTATCCGTATCGATAATAAAGTAATTCTGGGGATCCTCTCTACGAACGATATGAAGATAGTTGGCGGTGTGCGGCCGCAAAATAACGACATTATTCACACTGTTACTTGGGCGAATAATGAACGCCTTGTGTTTGAATATGCTGAAAAGCAGTCCTCTCTGGACAGGCCGGTCCCTACGGGGGAGTTATATGCCATTAACTACGATGGTAGCAAAAATACAATGCTCTATGGTTATCGTGCAAATGACGCAAAAACAGGCAGCCGACTCTCTAACAAAGATGATGTTCTTGCCAGTCAAGAGGTAATAAGCTTATTGGAAAATGATGACAGGCATATTCTTATTAGTGAATATCCATGGGACAAAGATGGCAGTCGCTATTACGACAACCGGGTAAGACCGGCGCAGATAAGCAAGCTAAACATTATCTCGGGGAAAAAGCGAAAAGTAGATGTATTACCTCACAAAAGTAGCAGTGCCTTAGCGACAAAAAATGGTCAGATTGTTTTTATGAGATGGCAGGACGAAGAGGGTAAATATCACGCTGCATACAGAGAAGACAATGAGAGTGAGTGGAAGAGCCTAAAGGATGTGTTTAACGTAGGTAAAAATTTTATTCCTAGGGGCTTAAGTGAAGATGAAAAATTCGTTTACATGTCAGGATTTACCGGTGAAGAGGGGATTTTTACCTATTTTAAATTAGATCTTGCTACTGGGCAGTACGTTGAGATTTTCGAGCCACATGATACTGATATAGAGCAAGTGGTATATGACAAAAACGGCCTGCCTGCCGTGGGAATTACTTATCCTGGCAAAGCTCAGTATGTTTATGCAAAAGACGGATCCCCAACGAGTAAGCTGCATAAGTCATTAGCCGGAGCCTTCAAAGGACAAACCGTCAGCATTGCCAGCCATACCAGAGATTGGAAAACCTTGCTGGTACATGTACGAAGTGATGTGAATCCGGGAGAGTATTACTTATTCGATCGCGAAACCCTTGCTGCACGTTTTATTTGGGCAAATAGTTCATGGATAGACCCTAGACTACTCGCAGCCATGAAACCTATTCAGGTGAAAGCCTCTGACGGTGAAATGATCAATGGTTATCTCACGCTGCCTAAGCAGAAAAGTGACGAACAAAAGCCGCCTCTTGTGGTTATGATTCATGGCGGCCCTCATCAAACTGGCACTAGAGATTTTTGGGATTACAACAGTGAAACACAACTCTTAGCTAGCCGTGGTTACGCCGTGATGCAAATGAACTTCCGGGGCAGTGATGGATACGGAGAGAGATATAAATCACTAGGTTATCGCCAATGGGGCGGTAAAATGATCGATGATATAAATGACTCGGTTAAATGGGCGATAGAGCAACAGTATGTAGATGGCGATAATATTTGTGCATATGGGGCAAGTTACGGTGGCTACGCTGCGCTTATGACAGCGGTGAAAGAGCCCGACCTGTACAATTGTACGATAGGCTATGTAGGTATTTACGATTTACAATACATGTTCACAGAAAGTGATATACCCAACAACTGGGGCGGAAAAGCCTATTTACAGCGTGTACTGGGAAATGACCAAGCGCAGTTAAAAGCCTACTCTCCGTTATATCATGCAGATAAAATCAAAGCGAAAGTGATGTTAATTCACGGCTCAGAAGATAGACGAGTACCGGAGATTAACTCAGAAGCGCTGTCTGAGGCACTAACCAAAGTTGGAAATCCACCAAAGTATTTAAAATACTCTCAAGCTGGCCACGGTGTATTTGATGAAGAAGATCGACGAGAACTCTATCAGGGGCTGCTTGATTTTCTTGATGAAAATTTAAAGCATTAA